The following are from one region of the Lentimicrobiaceae bacterium genome:
- a CDS encoding ABC transporter ATP-binding protein, with product MKIISTRNLTKIYNHTVVPVKALDNVNLEVEEGEFTAIVGPSGSGKTTLLNMLGGLDKPSDGKIFIDETDITSMKESKLIDFRLKNIGFVFQSYNLIPVLTAIENISFIMLLQKYPKDKMEQRARVLLEQVGLTDKADVRPQQLSGGQQQRVAVARALASNPRFVLADEPTANLDTQSAFNLLDIMLELNKNEHITLLFSTHDQRVIDKARRVITLVDGAIANDERFER from the coding sequence ATGAAAATTATCAGCACCCGCAATCTTACGAAAATATATAATCACACAGTGGTGCCTGTAAAAGCACTTGACAATGTGAATCTCGAGGTTGAGGAAGGTGAATTTACGGCCATTGTCGGGCCTTCAGGAAGCGGAAAAACCACATTGCTCAATATGCTTGGTGGCTTGGACAAGCCTTCTGATGGGAAAATATTCATTGATGAAACTGATATAACTTCAATGAAAGAAAGCAAACTGATTGATTTTCGCTTAAAGAACATCGGTTTTGTTTTTCAGTCTTACAATCTCATTCCTGTACTTACTGCCATTGAAAATATCTCTTTTATCATGTTGTTGCAAAAGTATCCTAAAGATAAAATGGAACAACGGGCCAGGGTCTTGCTCGAACAGGTTGGGCTAACCGATAAAGCAGATGTTCGTCCTCAGCAACTTTCGGGAGGCCAGCAGCAAAGGGTGGCAGTGGCACGTGCACTGGCTTCAAATCCACGATTTGTTCTGGCCGATGAGCCAACTGCAAATCTCGACACGCAATCGGCTTTCAATTTACTTGATATCATGCTTGAGCTAAATAAGAATGAACATATTACCCTCTTGTTTTCAACTCACGATCAGCGGGTAATTGACAAGGCCAGAAGAGTTATTACACTTGTTGACGGGGCTATTGCAAATGACGAGAGATTTGAACGATAA